The genome window GGTCCCGGCGCAACGGGCCACCTCGTCGGCCGCCTTGCCGAAATCCATTGCCGGCCTGTACGGCCTGGTCTGGAGCATGGCCGAAAGGCTGTCGGCCACGGCGATGATGCGCGCGCCCAGGGGGATCCTGGTGCCCCGCAGACCGTGGGGATAGCCGGTCCCGTCGTAGCGCTCGTGGTGATGCAGCACCATCTTGGCGATGCCGTCGTTGCCCATGAGCGTGGTCAGGGGCCCGATGATCTCCGCCCCCATCTGAGGGTGCGTCTTGATGACTTTGTACTCGGCGTCCGTGAGCGGGCCGCTCTTTTTCAGGATTGCGTCGGATATGCCGATCTTGCCGATGTCGTGCAGGTGCCCCGCGATATGCAGGATATCCGCCTGGCTGGCGCTGAGCCCCACCTGCTGGCCTATGGCCTGGGAGACCACGGCCACCTCCTCGGAATGGGAGCGCGTGCAGTGATCCTTGGCGTCGATGGCGTTGCCGAGGGATTCGGCGAAAACGTGGATAGTGAGGCGGACGGCATCGACAACCTGAAATCCGCACATTTCCTCAAGCTTCATTTGGGTATCGGCCAGCAACGGTTTCCCCTCTCTGCTTTCCCCTCGGGCGGCGGGCCCGAAGGCCCGCCGCTGACGGAGAGTGCTATGGTGTCGATAACACTGATGCGAGCTATTTCATGTCCACGGCCTTGACCCAGATCACGGCGTCCTGGGACAGTTCCTTGCCCTTGTATTCCTTGTCCGGACCGACGCCCAGAGCGGCAAAGCCCCACCAGCCCGCCTTGGGAACGCCAAAGGTGATGTAGCCGTTTGCGTCGGTGAAGATGGTCTGGGTCACAAAGGAATCCTGCGGGTAGTCCACGGAGGATGCGGCGGGCATGGAGTTGGACTTCATGTCCGGCATGTGGCTCATGTATTCCACTTCCACCTCGGCGCCGGCCACGGGCTTGCCCTGGGAAAGCACCTGGGCCTTGAACACGTTGCCGGTCCACATGCCGTAGGGTTTGATCAGGGGAACGATCTCGCAGGGGAGTCCCACGGGTTCGGCCCAGTTGCCCGGGATGCCGCCCACGTTGGCGATGAGCTTGGTGACCTGCTGCATGTAGACGCCTTCTTCCTCTTCAAAGTAGTAGCCCGGCACGAACACGAAGGTGTAGTCGCCCATGGAGCGAACTTCCTTCTTGGGCAGCAGCGCGGAAAAGGCCTTGTTCTTGGATTCGGGGTTCTTCCACTCGATCTCCTTCACATACTTCATGAGGTCGATCTTCTTGGCCTTGGCGTCACCACGCTGGTACATGGCGTAAAATTCCTTCACGCCGCCCATGTCCATGGTGTGGCCCGCTTCGGCCGGATGGGTGAAAACCATGCGGAAGTCCATGTCGCCGCCCTTTTCCATGGCGATTTCCGGGGTATAGACCATCATGAAGTGCGCGGATGCCGGAATGGACATGGCCAGGACCGCCAGCAGGGCAAAGGCGGCAAGGATAGCTTTTTTCATTGTTCAATTCTCCTGAGACTGAGGTTGATTATTGATTTCATCTGCCACATGGTAAAAAGGGGCCGGCCCGCCCGGCCCCTCTTCGACAGAGGTCTGCACAGATTTATTCCACGATGTCGGCGCCGTTGATCTCCACCTTGTGGCCTTCACCGGCGTCGAAGAGAACCATGTAGGCGCCCTGAGGCTTGCTGAAGCTGAACTCGCTGTCCGCGTTCATCTGCCCTTCCTGCAGGACCTTGCCCGCGCCGTCCTTGACGTACATCTTCACGCCCGAGGCCGAGGAGCCGTCCGAGAACCCGCCTTCGCAGGACACGGTGCCGTCGCCGTTGTCGAAGCAATCGCACAGGGGGCTGTGGGCAAATGCCGTTGCGGCAAGGCACAGCAGGGCCAGGGTCAGCGTCAGGGTCATCAGTTTCTTCATTTAATTCGTTCCTCCTTCAAGACAATTCGTGTTGGTTGATTGACATGTTTCCTTCTTGGCCTCCCGGTACGGGATCATGGCCATGACAATGGTGGCCGCCACGCACAGGCCGTAGAAGGCCCACATGGCCTGGAACCCGGTCAGCCCCAGCAGGGTGCCGCCCGTGAACACCAGGGTGGCGATCCCGAGCCCCAGGGTCGTCTGGTACACGATGGAGAACAGCATCCACTTGGTGGAGTTGGACTGCATGCGCACCATGATGGACGTGGGGATGCAGGGCGGGTACAGGGCCATGAACAGCATCAGGGCCAGGGCGTGCAGGGCCGTGAATCCGGCTTCGCCCGACTTCATGCTCTCCTGGACGGACTGGTCGGAACCGTCCAGCCCGTAGATGGAGCCCAGGGTGGCCGCGCTGTTTTCCTTGGCCGCAAAGGCCGAGAGCAACGCGATGTTGATGCGCCAGTTGAACCCGGCGTATTGGGTCACCGGCTCCAGCGCGTGGCCGAGCACGCCCAGGAAGCTGGACTCGAACCGCTCGGCGCGGATTTCGCGGCGCAGCTTCTTGCGCGTTTTGACCACGTTCTTGAGCGCCTTGTTCAGCTTCTTGCCGTCCGCGCCCTTGCGTTTGACCACGGAATAGAACACGGGGTTGGCCGTTTCGAACCGCTGGTTGATTTTCGCGGACTCTTCCTTGTCGGTCACGCCCCGCTTGGCGTCCTTGAGGTCCTCCTCGAAGAGGATCAGGGCCGTGACGTCGGAGGCGGCAAGGGTTCCCTTGTAGGAAGTCTTGTCCACAACCTTCATGAACTTGCTCACGGCCGCGTCGCGCTTGGCCTCGTAGAAGGCCATGCGTTCCTTGCCCACGCCAGGGAAGTTGATGAGCACGAAGATGACCACGGCCACGGCAACCACCACGGTGACGATCTTCTTGACGAAGAGCCAGATGCGCTCGATGGCGCGGCGCAGCACGCCGTCGACGGTGGGCAGGTGGTACGGAGGCATCTCCATGATAAACGGCGCGCTCTCGCGCTTGCTCAAAACGGTGAGCGACAGGGCCTTGGCCACGGGCAGGGCCATGAACAGGGTCACCGTGGCGATGAAGAACAGGGCCAGCCCGGCCTGGTCCGCGAAATAGGCGCCGATGAGGATGAGGTACAGGGGCACCTTGGCCAGGCAGTTCATCATGGGCACCACCAGGATGGTGGCCAGGCGCGCCCGCTCGTCGGGAATGGCCTTGGTGGCCATGACGCCGGGGATGGCGCAGCCGCCCACATAGACCCCGCCCAGGATGAGCGGCAGCGTGGACTGGCCGTGCAGCCCGAACCGCCGGAACAGGCGGTCCAGGATAAAGGCCATGCGCGGCATGTATCCGCTGTCCTCCAGCACCGCGATGAGAGCGAAGAGCAGGAAGAAGATGGGCAGGTAGTTCAGAATGGCCGTGGTGCTCTTGACCACCCAGACGCCCAGGGAGCGCAGCAGCGGCTCGCCCAGAAAATCGGGCGGCGGCAGGATGCCCGCCGTAAAGGATTCGATGCCGCCCCACACGGGCCAGACCTTCACGGCCACCCAGCCGCCGAAAACAATGGACACCTCGTAGAGCACCAGCAGGATGGCGATGAGGATGAGGGGCCCAAAAAAGCGGTTGCAGACGTACCTGTCGGCCAGGTCGGACAGGGTCTTGCGCTTTTCCGAGGGAGCCTTGACGAACTGCTTGGCGATCTCGGCGCAGGCGCGGTGCCGGGCAAAGGCGATGTGCCGCTCGGCCGGGAGATCCGCCTCCCGCTGAAATTCGTCCCGAAGCCCGTCCACGGCCGTGAACACGGCGGAGGCGTCGGCATGGTACTTCTTGACCAACTCGCGGGCCTCGCTGTCGTTTTCCAGCAGCTTCAGCGCCAACCAGCGGGCCGGATAGGCGGAGGCCATGCGGTGGTCCTCGGCGACGCTTTCCCCGAGCCTTTCGATGAACGGCTCCAGCGCGCCATAGTCCACGACAAAAGTACGGCTTCCGGAACCATCCGCAGTCTCGGAAACAGCCCGCTTGATGGCGTCGCCGCCCACGCCCTTCTTGCCGGTGGTGGGCACCACGGGTACGCCCAGGTGCTCGGCCATGCCCTTGTAGTCGACCCGGATGCCGCGGCGTTCGGCCACGTCCATCATGTTCAGGTCGACGATGGTGGGCACTTCCATTTCCAGCAGCTGCAGGGTGAGGTACAGGTTGCGCTTCAGATTGGAAGCGTCCACCACGTCAACTATCACGCCCGGCTTGTCGTGCAGGATGAAATCGCGCGCCACCCGCTCCTCCATGGAATAGGAGGTCAGGCTGTAGGTGCCGGGAAGGTCCACCAGCTCCACGCGGGTGTCGCCCATCCGAAACTGGCCGGTCTTCTTTTCCACGGTGACGCCGGGGTAGTTGGCCACATGCTGGCGCGCGCCGGTAAGCATGTTGAACACCGTGGACTTGCCGCAGTTGGGCTGCCCGGCCATGGCCACCAGGAGATTCGTGCGTCCCATCTACTCGACCTCCACGTGGCGGGCTTCCTCGTGCCGGATGCTGACGTGGTAGCCGTCCAGCTCCAGTTCCACGGGATCCACCAGCGGCGCGTTGCGCACGATGCTGATCTCCACGCCCGGATAAAAACCCAGGTCCATGAGCCGCTGCCCCAGCTCCCCGCCCACGGCGAGATCCTTCATGACGCAGGTGGCGCCGGGGGTCATTTCATCAAGGGTCATTTGCGTTTCCTTTTCCTTGTCGAATGGTCGATGCCGGCCCGGCATGTCCGCCGGGCCGCAATAAATATTTCGTGTGGTATTCTTGGATGATTATGGGCGAAAGCCGGGGCTAGGCCACCAGCACCTTGCCGGCGATGCCGCGCTCCACCATGATGCGTCCTTCCCCCACGGAGACGATCATGGGACCGCCGCCGTTGTTGAGGACATCAACGGCAGTGCCGGGGATCAGCCCCATGGATTCGAGTCTGACCCTGGCCTTGTACCCGGCGTCCACGGCAACGATAAAGGCGGTTTCGCCAACGGCAACGGTATTCAGCGTTCTTGTGCTGTTCATGTTTCTCCCCTCCAGGACTTGTCATTCGAACCACATGTTGATAATGAATTTCGCTATCATAAATAGGCGGGAGATCATGCAGTGTCAAAGAAAATCTCTTGCTGCAAATGATTTGCAACTACGGCGGAAGTGACGGCAAAAACAGCGACATACATGAGAACGACTTTCAATATCCGCAGCGACAGCGGCAAAAACCGTCATTCCCATTCTCAATATTGATGAAAAAGAATCTCAACGAACCGAAAAAAACAACCCACAGAAAATGCACATGAACGAAACCACCAGAACCTTCCAGGACTACCTGAAGGCCAACCGGCTGAAACTCACCAGCCAGCGCAAGCTCATCCTGGATGTCTTCATCAGCATGGGGAGCCGCGTCACGGCGGACGAACTGTTCAAGGAAGTCGCAGAACTGGACGACGGCATCAGCCTTTCCACGGTCTACCGCACCGTCAAGCACCTGCTGCAATCCGGGCTGGCGCGCTGCGCGCATTACGGCGACGGCACCACGCGCTACGAGCCCGCCGAGGGGCAGACCAGCTACCTGATCTGCGACAACTGCGGCAAGAAGATCCCCCTCGCCAACCCCTACCTGGAATGCATGCACGCCGAGGCGGCGCGGCAGGAGGGGTTCCGCATGTTCCAATGTCGAGTGACCATACACGGCCTGTGCCACGAATGCCTGACCAAACATGAAACCGAAAGGAGACTGTCTTGACCCCCTCAGCACCACCAACAAGGGAGCCCTGCTCCTGCTCGCCCTGCTGCTCTGCATGGGCTTTGCCCACCAGGCCGACGCCCATTCCCTGTACATCCAGGCGGCGCGCCCCCATGTATCCAACGGCAAGGCCTCGCCCCTGTTCTTCTGCTACGGCCACCACCTCCCGGTGGACGACGCCATCCGCAGCGAAAAGCTCAAGAACGTGCAGGTGCGCAAGCCCGACGGCAGCATCGTGGAAATCAAGCTGCGCAAGGAAAAATCCCTGCATTCCTATCTGGTGGAATACGACATGCCCGGCACCTTCGCGCTCATGGCCGAAACCACCCCCGGGTACTTCACCAAATGGAAGGACGCCAAGGGCCGCGATCGCCATTCCATCAAGCCGCTTTCCGCAGTCGCAGACAAGGCCTCGGCCATCGACATGAGCGTCTTCAGCAGGCAGTGGACCAAGACCTACGTGACCTGCGACGCGCCCTCCGAACAGTTCCCCGCCGCCCTGGGCCTGCCCCTAGAGCTGGTTCCCGCCAGGGATCCGTCCACCTGGAAACAGGGCGACACCGTGGAGTTCACGATCCAGCGCTATGGCCGCCCCTACACGGGCCCCGGCGAATGGGACGCCTCCTACATGGGCTACTCCACCCAGGCCGAGGACATGTTCATCCAGAAAACGCCGGTCAAGGACGGCGTGGTGCGCTTCAAGCTGGCGACCACGGGACGCTGGTTCGTGCGTTTCGCCATCAAGACCGACGCGCCCGAAAACAAGAAGAGCGAATACCTGACCCAGAAGCTGACCACCACCATGGTCTTCGAGGTTCCCAACGAACGCCGCAAGCCCAAGGTGGATTCGCATTAAGACCTGATCTTCGAGGGGAACCACAGAAAAAGGGGGCCCCTCGAGCCATCCATCCAGAACTTCTTCCTTCAATAAAGGCCCCAGGAAGGGTACGGATACCAGGAGTAAAAAAAGGGCTGTCCCGACGTGTATTTAACATACACGAGGGGCAGCCCCTTTTTGCCACGGCGAAGGAGACGTGCCCTTATTGGCGGCCTTTGCGCATGCATTCGGGACACACGCCAAACAACAGCATGCGATGGCTTTCCAGCTCGAACCCGTTTTCCCGGGCCAGTTCCTCCTGG of Salidesulfovibrio onnuriiensis contains these proteins:
- a CDS encoding HD-GYP domain-containing protein; the protein is MKLEEMCGFQVVDAVRLTIHVFAESLGNAIDAKDHCTRSHSEEVAVVSQAIGQQVGLSASQADILHIAGHLHDIGKIGISDAILKKSGPLTDAEYKVIKTHPQMGAEIIGPLTTLMGNDGIAKMVLHHHERYDGTGYPHGLRGTRIPLGARIIAVADSLSAMLQTRPYRPAMDFGKAADEVARCAGTQFDPRIVEAFLDIQDTIKGYIDSMRDLKVAV
- a CDS encoding DUF4198 domain-containing protein, translating into MKKAILAAFALLAVLAMSIPASAHFMMVYTPEIAMEKGGDMDFRMVFTHPAEAGHTMDMGGVKEFYAMYQRGDAKAKKIDLMKYVKEIEWKNPESKNKAFSALLPKKEVRSMGDYTFVFVPGYYFEEEEGVYMQQVTKLIANVGGIPGNWAEPVGLPCEIVPLIKPYGMWTGNVFKAQVLSQGKPVAGAEVEVEYMSHMPDMKSNSMPAASSVDYPQDSFVTQTIFTDANGYITFGVPKAGWWGFAALGVGPDKEYKGKELSQDAVIWVKAVDMK
- the feoB gene encoding ferrous iron transport protein B, translating into MGRTNLLVAMAGQPNCGKSTVFNMLTGARQHVANYPGVTVEKKTGQFRMGDTRVELVDLPGTYSLTSYSMEERVARDFILHDKPGVIVDVVDASNLKRNLYLTLQLLEMEVPTIVDLNMMDVAERRGIRVDYKGMAEHLGVPVVPTTGKKGVGGDAIKRAVSETADGSGSRTFVVDYGALEPFIERLGESVAEDHRMASAYPARWLALKLLENDSEARELVKKYHADASAVFTAVDGLRDEFQREADLPAERHIAFARHRACAEIAKQFVKAPSEKRKTLSDLADRYVCNRFFGPLILIAILLVLYEVSIVFGGWVAVKVWPVWGGIESFTAGILPPPDFLGEPLLRSLGVWVVKSTTAILNYLPIFFLLFALIAVLEDSGYMPRMAFILDRLFRRFGLHGQSTLPLILGGVYVGGCAIPGVMATKAIPDERARLATILVVPMMNCLAKVPLYLILIGAYFADQAGLALFFIATVTLFMALPVAKALSLTVLSKRESAPFIMEMPPYHLPTVDGVLRRAIERIWLFVKKIVTVVVAVAVVIFVLINFPGVGKERMAFYEAKRDAAVSKFMKVVDKTSYKGTLAASDVTALILFEEDLKDAKRGVTDKEESAKINQRFETANPVFYSVVKRKGADGKKLNKALKNVVKTRKKLRREIRAERFESSFLGVLGHALEPVTQYAGFNWRINIALLSAFAAKENSAATLGSIYGLDGSDQSVQESMKSGEAGFTALHALALMLFMALYPPCIPTSIMVRMQSNSTKWMLFSIVYQTTLGLGIATLVFTGGTLLGLTGFQAMWAFYGLCVAATIVMAMIPYREAKKETCQSTNTNCLEGGTN
- a CDS encoding FeoA family protein; translation: MTLDEMTPGATCVMKDLAVGGELGQRLMDLGFYPGVEISIVRNAPLVDPVELELDGYHVSIRHEEARHVEVE
- a CDS encoding FeoA family protein yields the protein MNSTRTLNTVAVGETAFIVAVDAGYKARVRLESMGLIPGTAVDVLNNGGGPMIVSVGEGRIMVERGIAGKVLVA
- a CDS encoding Fur family transcriptional regulator — encoded protein: MNETTRTFQDYLKANRLKLTSQRKLILDVFISMGSRVTADELFKEVAELDDGISLSTVYRTVKHLLQSGLARCAHYGDGTTRYEPAEGQTSYLICDNCGKKIPLANPYLECMHAEAARQEGFRMFQCRVTIHGLCHECLTKHETERRLS
- a CDS encoding DUF4198 domain-containing protein, whose translation is MKPKGDCLDPLSTTNKGALLLLALLLCMGFAHQADAHSLYIQAARPHVSNGKASPLFFCYGHHLPVDDAIRSEKLKNVQVRKPDGSIVEIKLRKEKSLHSYLVEYDMPGTFALMAETTPGYFTKWKDAKGRDRHSIKPLSAVADKASAIDMSVFSRQWTKTYVTCDAPSEQFPAALGLPLELVPARDPSTWKQGDTVEFTIQRYGRPYTGPGEWDASYMGYSTQAEDMFIQKTPVKDGVVRFKLATTGRWFVRFAIKTDAPENKKSEYLTQKLTTTMVFEVPNERRKPKVDSH